The Tenebrio molitor chromosome 3, icTenMoli1.1, whole genome shotgun sequence genome contains a region encoding:
- the LOC138125736 gene encoding luciferin 4-monooxygenase-like isoform X2, which produces MSDLVQVGPPSYTKLPHKSLGRIFYDRMKNEDPNETVLVDCTGEEITRQKLLKLSIKMAKQLRHIGIVKGDVITIISPNHYKLLLTVLAGFFVGAQINLLNHDYTLGELKYFMSICQPVLIFCTTKTLDVVVELRDEYFSPTIISYDSETSIHVKNFDQAFDIDCNDRDVNLATLDPKQDVALILTSSGTTGLPKCVQLTHANLRNTMIYAGEASFMDINKRESVLAFLPFFHILGLGTTLASVLYGAKTVILDRFVPERFLGLIEKHKITKLFVVPSVLIFFVKSPLVEKYNVSSIGDVLCASDSLKRELEEMVERRLKIKSVRQIYGLTEVSGAVTVTPKSVKRFGSCGQVQNGFQVKVCDPDTGTALFSGQVGELRVKGDGIMKGYLGCEEETQKVFDREGFLKTGDLGYYDIAGFFYIVDRLKEIIKYKGFQVSPSEIENLLIQHPSVKDVGVVGVADERVGEVPLAFVVKQAGREVTGEELIAFVEKNLSVQKRLYGGVRFTNEIPKNSGGKILRKELKKLM; this is translated from the exons ATGAGCGATCTAGTGCAAGTAGGTCCTCCCAGCTACACGAAACTTCCCCACAAATCTTTGGGAAGAATCTTTTACGACCGAATGAAGAATGAAGATCCCAACGAAACTGTTCTC GTCGACTGTACGGGAGAGGAAATTACTCgccaaaagttactaaaattgTCGATAAAAATGGCCAAGCAACTGAGACACATTGGGATAGTAAAGGGCGACGTGATCACCATAATATCTCCAAATCACTACAAGTTGTTGCTGACAGTTCTCGCAGGTTTTTTCGTTGGGGCACAGATCAACCTCCTCAACCACGACTACACTTTAG GCGAGCTGAAGTACTTTATGTCGATTTGTCAACCGGTTTTGATATTTTGCACAACAAAGACTTTGGACGTGGTCGTCGAGCTAAGAGACGAATATTTTTCACCGACGATTATCAGCTATGATAGTGAAACATCGatccatgtcaaaaattttgaccaaGCATTTGATATCGATTGCAACGATCGAGATGTTAATCTTGCGACATTGGACCCAAAACAAGACGTAGCTTTGATTTTAACTTCTTCGGGAACCACGGGGTTGCCTAAGTGTGTTCAACTGACCCACGCCAATCTTCGAAACACCATGATTTACGCTGGGGAAGCGAGTTTTATGGATATCAACAAACGCGAATCCGTTTTGGCGTTTTTGCCATTTTTCCACATCCTCGGTCTTGGTACAACTTTGGCGAGTGTTTTGTACGGTGCAAAAACAGTTATTTTGGATAGGTTTGTCCCGGAGCGTTTTCTGGGGTTGATCGAGAAACACAAAATCACCAAGTTGTTTGTTGTGCCTTCCGTTCTCATATTCTTCGTGAAAAGTCCTCTGGTTGAAAAGTACAATGTTTCGTCGATTGGAGATGTATTGTGTGCGTCCGATTCTCTCAAAAGAGAATTGGAAGAAATGGTCGAGAGGCGACTGAAGATCAAGTCGGTTCGACAAATTTACGGCTTGACAGAGGTGTCCGGAGCAGTAACTGTTACTCCCAAAAGCGTCAAGAGGTTCGGTTCTTGTGGACAAGTGCAAAATGGGTTTCAAGTAAAAGTTTGCGATCCTGATACTGGAACGGCTCTGTTTTCTGGACAAGTTGGTGAATTGAGGGTTAAAGGAGACGGGATAATGAAGGGGTATTTGGGATGCGAAGAAGAGACTCAAAAGGTCTTCGATCGGGAGGGATTTTTGAAAACCGGTGACTTAGGCTACTACGACATCGCTGGTTTTTTCTATATTGTAGATCGGTTGAAAGAGATCATCAAATACAAAGGGTTTCAA GTGTCACCAAGCGAAATTGAGAATCTTTTAATACAACATCCATCCGTGAAGGATGTTGGAGTTGTAGGTGTGGCTGACGAAAGGGTGGGCGAGGTACCTTTGGCGTTCGTCGTAAAACAAGCCGGCAGAGAAGTTACAGGAGAAGAACTGATCGCTTTTGTAGAAA AAAATTTATCTGTTCAGAAACGTTTATATGGAGGTGTGCGATTTACAAATGAAATTCCTAAAAATTCCGGTgggaaaattttgagaaaggagttgaaaaaattaatgtag
- the LOC138125736 gene encoding luciferin 4-monooxygenase-like isoform X1 yields MSDLVQVGPPSYTKLPHKSLGRIFYDRMKNEDPNETVLVDCTGEEITRQKLLKLSIKMAKQLRHIGIVKGDVITIISPNHYKLLLTVLAGFFVGAQINLLNHDYTLGELKYFMSICQPVLIFCTTKTLDVVVELRDEYFSPTIISYDSETSIHVKNFDQAFDIDCNDRDVNLATLDPKQDVALILTSSGTTGLPKCVQLTHANLRNTMIYAGEASFMDINKRESVLAFLPFFHILGLGTTLASVLYGAKTVILDRFVPERFLGLIEKHKITKLFVVPSVLIFFVKSPLVEKYNVSSIGDVLCASDSLKRELEEMVERRLKIKSVRQIYGLTEVSGAVTVTPKSVKRFGSCGQVQNGFQVKVCDPDTGTALFSGQVGELRVKGDGIMKGYLGCEEETQKVFDREGFLKTGDLGYYDIAGFFYIVDRLKEIIKYKGFQVSPSEIENLLIQHPSVKDVGVVGVADERVGEVPLAFVVKQAGREVTGEELIAFVESNVGVCFWYVLFRGKMFQKIYLFRNVYMEVCDLQMKFLKIPVGKF; encoded by the exons ATGAGCGATCTAGTGCAAGTAGGTCCTCCCAGCTACACGAAACTTCCCCACAAATCTTTGGGAAGAATCTTTTACGACCGAATGAAGAATGAAGATCCCAACGAAACTGTTCTC GTCGACTGTACGGGAGAGGAAATTACTCgccaaaagttactaaaattgTCGATAAAAATGGCCAAGCAACTGAGACACATTGGGATAGTAAAGGGCGACGTGATCACCATAATATCTCCAAATCACTACAAGTTGTTGCTGACAGTTCTCGCAGGTTTTTTCGTTGGGGCACAGATCAACCTCCTCAACCACGACTACACTTTAG GCGAGCTGAAGTACTTTATGTCGATTTGTCAACCGGTTTTGATATTTTGCACAACAAAGACTTTGGACGTGGTCGTCGAGCTAAGAGACGAATATTTTTCACCGACGATTATCAGCTATGATAGTGAAACATCGatccatgtcaaaaattttgaccaaGCATTTGATATCGATTGCAACGATCGAGATGTTAATCTTGCGACATTGGACCCAAAACAAGACGTAGCTTTGATTTTAACTTCTTCGGGAACCACGGGGTTGCCTAAGTGTGTTCAACTGACCCACGCCAATCTTCGAAACACCATGATTTACGCTGGGGAAGCGAGTTTTATGGATATCAACAAACGCGAATCCGTTTTGGCGTTTTTGCCATTTTTCCACATCCTCGGTCTTGGTACAACTTTGGCGAGTGTTTTGTACGGTGCAAAAACAGTTATTTTGGATAGGTTTGTCCCGGAGCGTTTTCTGGGGTTGATCGAGAAACACAAAATCACCAAGTTGTTTGTTGTGCCTTCCGTTCTCATATTCTTCGTGAAAAGTCCTCTGGTTGAAAAGTACAATGTTTCGTCGATTGGAGATGTATTGTGTGCGTCCGATTCTCTCAAAAGAGAATTGGAAGAAATGGTCGAGAGGCGACTGAAGATCAAGTCGGTTCGACAAATTTACGGCTTGACAGAGGTGTCCGGAGCAGTAACTGTTACTCCCAAAAGCGTCAAGAGGTTCGGTTCTTGTGGACAAGTGCAAAATGGGTTTCAAGTAAAAGTTTGCGATCCTGATACTGGAACGGCTCTGTTTTCTGGACAAGTTGGTGAATTGAGGGTTAAAGGAGACGGGATAATGAAGGGGTATTTGGGATGCGAAGAAGAGACTCAAAAGGTCTTCGATCGGGAGGGATTTTTGAAAACCGGTGACTTAGGCTACTACGACATCGCTGGTTTTTTCTATATTGTAGATCGGTTGAAAGAGATCATCAAATACAAAGGGTTTCAA GTGTCACCAAGCGAAATTGAGAATCTTTTAATACAACATCCATCCGTGAAGGATGTTGGAGTTGTAGGTGTGGCTGACGAAAGGGTGGGCGAGGTACCTTTGGCGTTCGTCGTAAAACAAGCCGGCAGAGAAGTTACAGGAGAAGAACTGATCGCTTTTGTAGAAAGTAATGTTGGAGTTTGTTTTTGGTACGTGTTATTTAGAGGGAAAATGTTTCAGAAAATTTATCTGTTCAGAAACGTTTATATGGAGGTGTGCGATTTACAAATGAAATTCCTAAAAATTCCGGTgggaaaattttga